Proteins encoded by one window of Chryseobacterium foetidum:
- the rpsN gene encoding 30S ribosomal protein S14: MAKESMKARERKREATVAKYAEKRKALKEAGDYEGLQKLPKNASPVRLHNRCKLTGRPRGYMRTFGISRVTFREMANNGLIPGVKKASW, encoded by the coding sequence ATGGCTAAAGAATCAATGAAAGCGCGTGAGCGCAAAAGAGAAGCTACTGTAGCTAAATACGCTGAAAAGAGAAAAGCTCTTAAAGAAGCTGGTGATTACGAAGGACTTCAGAAATTGCCTAAAAATGCTTCTCCTGTAAGATTACACAACAGATGTAAACTGACAGGCAGACCAAGAGGATACATGAGAACGTTCGGTATTTCCAGAGTAACTTTCAGAGAAATGGCAAACAACGGTCTTATCCCAGGCGTTAAAAAAGCGAGTTGGTAA
- the rplE gene encoding 50S ribosomal protein L5 yields MEYIARPIVAYKEKIVPAMMEEFGYKSVMQVPKLEKIVISQGLGDATADKKIIDYAVEELTNITGQKAVGTISKKDEAAFKLRKGMPVGAKVTLRATRMYEFLDRLTSSALPRIRDFSGIKAEGFDGRGNYNLGITEQIIFPEIVIDKVKKIQGMDITFVTTAKTDKEAKALLTHFGLPFKKN; encoded by the coding sequence ATGGAATATATAGCAAGACCCATAGTAGCTTATAAAGAGAAAATTGTTCCTGCAATGATGGAAGAATTTGGCTACAAATCAGTAATGCAGGTACCTAAATTAGAGAAAATTGTTATCTCTCAAGGTTTAGGTGATGCTACAGCAGATAAGAAAATTATCGATTATGCTGTGGAAGAACTTACAAACATCACAGGTCAGAAAGCTGTTGGCACTATCTCTAAGAAAGATGAGGCTGCTTTCAAATTAAGAAAAGGGATGCCTGTAGGTGCTAAGGTTACTCTTAGAGCTACAAGAATGTACGAATTCTTAGACAGACTTACTTCTTCTGCTTTGCCACGTATCAGAGATTTCTCTGGTATCAAAGCTGAAGGTTTCGATGGTAGAGGAAACTATAACTTAGGAATCACTGAGCAAATTATCTTCCCTGAAATCGTAATCGACAAAGTGAAAAAAATCCAGGGGATGGACATCACTTTCGTTACTACAGCGAAAACAGATAAAGAAGCTAAAGCATTATTAACTCACTTCGGTTTACCGTTCAAAAAGAACTAA
- the rplX gene encoding 50S ribosomal protein L24 — MSKLKIKRGDNVIVTTGKKDLKGKTGEVIEVIKKEGRDPRVIVAGLNIVKKHVKPSASNPQGGITEKEASIHISNVALVGKDGKAIKIGYKIEGDKKVRINKQTGETL; from the coding sequence ATGTCAAAGTTAAAAATAAAAAGAGGAGATAACGTAATCGTAACTACCGGTAAGAAAGATCTTAAAGGTAAGACAGGTGAAGTTATTGAAGTGATCAAAAAAGAAGGAAGAGACCCTAGAGTTATCGTTGCAGGTCTTAACATCGTTAAAAAACACGTTAAGCCTTCAGCTTCTAATCCGCAAGGAGGAATTACTGAGAAAGAAGCTTCTATTCATATCTCAAACGTAGCTTTAGTTGGTAAAGACGGTAAAGCTATCAAAATCGGTTACAAAATCGAAGGAGATAAGAAAGTGAGAATCAACAAGCAAACGGGTGAAACTTTATAA
- the rplN gene encoding 50S ribosomal protein L14: protein MLQTESRLKVADNTGAKEVLVIRVLGGTRRRYASVGDKIVVTIKDSTPSGNAKKGQVSKAVVVRTKKAVRRKDGSYIKFDDNACVLLNAAGEMRGTRVFGPVARELRDKEYMKIISLAPEVL, encoded by the coding sequence ATGTTACAAACAGAATCAAGATTAAAAGTTGCTGATAACACAGGTGCAAAAGAAGTACTCGTTATCAGAGTTCTGGGAGGAACCAGAAGAAGATATGCTTCAGTTGGTGATAAAATCGTTGTTACAATCAAAGATTCTACACCATCAGGAAACGCAAAGAAAGGTCAGGTATCTAAAGCTGTAGTAGTAAGAACTAAAAAAGCAGTAAGAAGAAAAGATGGTTCATACATCAAATTCGACGACAATGCTTGTGTATTGCTAAACGCAGCAGGAGAAATGAGAGGTACACGTGTTTTCGGACCGGTTGCCCGTGAGTTGAGAGACAAAGAATATATGAAAATCATTTCATTAGCTCCTGAAGTACTTTAA
- the rpsQ gene encoding 30S ribosomal protein S17 codes for MDRNLRKERIGVVSSNKMEKTIVVSETTRVKHPMYGKFVLKTKKYTAHDENNECNEGDTVLISETRPLSKSKRWRLVRIIEKAK; via the coding sequence ATGGATAGAAATTTAAGAAAAGAAAGAATCGGAGTGGTTTCCAGCAATAAAATGGAAAAAACTATTGTTGTTAGCGAAACTACAAGAGTAAAGCACCCGATGTACGGTAAATTCGTTCTTAAGACGAAAAAATATACTGCACACGACGAAAACAACGAATGCAACGAAGGAGATACAGTTCTAATTTCTGAAACTAGACCTTTAAGCAAGAGCAAGAGATGGAGATTAGTAAGAATCATTGAAAAAGCTAAGTAA
- the rpmC gene encoding 50S ribosomal protein L29, translating to MKKADIKNLSAGDLQNQLTEAKAQYSKLKLAHAISPIENPIQIKDLRKTIARLNTELTNKQ from the coding sequence ATGAAAAAAGCTGATATTAAAAATTTAAGCGCGGGTGATCTTCAAAATCAATTAACTGAAGCAAAAGCTCAATATTCAAAACTGAAATTGGCTCATGCTATCAGCCCGATTGAAAACCCGATTCAAATCAAAGATTTGAGAAAGACAATCGCCAGACTAAATACTGAGTTAACTAACAAACAATAA
- the rplP gene encoding 50S ribosomal protein L16 → MLQPKRTKFRRVHKMKMKGIAQRGNQLAYGTFGIKATEGAWITARQIEAARIAATRYMKREGQLWIKIFPDKPITKKPAEVRMGKGKGAVEYWVAVVKPGKIMFEVGGVPYDIAKEALRLAAQKLPIVTKFIVANDFVKPL, encoded by the coding sequence ATGTTACAACCAAAAAGAACCAAGTTCCGTAGAGTACATAAGATGAAAATGAAGGGGATTGCTCAGAGAGGTAATCAACTTGCTTATGGAACTTTCGGGATCAAGGCTACAGAAGGCGCTTGGATCACGGCAAGACAGATTGAAGCTGCGCGTATCGCTGCTACAAGATATATGAAGAGAGAAGGTCAACTATGGATCAAAATCTTCCCGGATAAACCAATTACCAAAAAACCAGCCGAAGTACGTATGGGTAAAGGTAAAGGTGCCGTGGAATATTGGGTAGCTGTAGTAAAACCAGGTAAAATTATGTTCGAAGTTGGAGGTGTACCTTACGATATCGCTAAGGAAGCTCTTAGACTTGCAGCTCAGAAATTACCTATCGTTACTAAATTTATCGTTGCTAACGATTTTGTTAAACCTCTTTAA
- the rpsC gene encoding 30S ribosomal protein S3 encodes MGQKTNPIGNRLGIIRGWDSNWFGGKNYGDRIAEDYKIRRYLEARLSKGGISRIYIERTLKLVTVTITTARPGLIIGKGGQEVDKLKEELKKLTKKDIQINIFEIKRPELDAVLVADSIAKQIENRISYRRAVKMAIAGTMRMGAEGIKVQISGRLNGAEMARSESFKDGRIPLSTFRADIDYHIGEALTQYGKLGVKVWIMKGEVYGKRDLMPLVGQQKKGGPSGDRDRRDNRGGDRRDNNRGPRKNNNNNNNN; translated from the coding sequence ATGGGACAGAAGACAAATCCAATTGGTAACAGATTAGGTATCATCAGAGGATGGGATTCTAACTGGTTTGGTGGTAAAAACTACGGTGACAGAATCGCTGAAGATTACAAAATCAGAAGATACCTTGAAGCTAGATTATCTAAAGGTGGTATTTCAAGAATTTATATTGAAAGAACATTAAAGTTAGTTACAGTTACAATCACTACTGCAAGACCAGGTTTAATTATCGGGAAAGGCGGACAGGAGGTTGATAAACTGAAAGAAGAGTTGAAGAAATTGACTAAAAAGGATATTCAAATCAACATCTTCGAAATCAAAAGACCTGAGCTTGACGCAGTATTAGTTGCAGACAGCATTGCAAAGCAGATCGAAAACAGAATCTCTTACAGAAGAGCAGTTAAGATGGCTATCGCAGGTACAATGAGAATGGGTGCAGAAGGTATCAAAGTTCAGATCTCTGGTAGATTGAACGGTGCTGAAATGGCAAGATCAGAATCTTTCAAAGACGGAAGAATTCCATTGTCTACTTTCAGAGCAGATATCGATTACCACATCGGTGAAGCATTGACTCAGTACGGAAAATTAGGTGTGAAAGTTTGGATTATGAAAGGTGAAGTTTACGGAAAACGTGACTTGATGCCATTAGTAGGACAGCAGAAAAAAGGAGGACCTTCTGGAGACAGAGATAGAAGAGATAATAGAGGAGGAGACAGAAGAGACAACAACAGAGGACCTAGAAAGAACAATAATAATAACAATAATAATTAA
- the rplV gene encoding 50S ribosomal protein L22 — protein sequence MGSRKRESALARKLTNQDVAKALHNDCPSSPRKMRLVADIIRGVEVEKALSILKYSKKDASNKLEKVLLSAMANWQSKNEGADIEEANLIVKEIFVDSARQLKRLRPAPQGRGYRIRKRSNHITLILGTKEN from the coding sequence ATGGGATCAAGAAAAAGAGAAAGTGCATTAGCACGTAAATTAACTAATCAGGATGTAGCGAAAGCGTTACACAACGATTGCCCTTCTTCTCCAAGAAAAATGAGATTAGTAGCTGATATCATCAGAGGAGTAGAAGTTGAAAAAGCTTTAAGCATTCTAAAATATTCTAAAAAAGACGCATCTAATAAATTGGAGAAAGTTCTTCTTTCTGCAATGGCAAACTGGCAGTCTAAAAACGAAGGTGCTGATATTGAAGAGGCAAACCTTATCGTTAAAGAAATTTTTGTAGACAGTGCAAGACAATTGAAGAGACTGAGACCGGCACCACAAGGTAGAGGTTACAGAATCAGAAAGAGATCAAACCACATTACGCTAATCTTAGGTACAAAAGAAAATTAA
- the rpsS gene encoding 30S ribosomal protein S19: MARSLKKGPFIHHTLDKKVQANIEANKKTVIKTWSRASMISPDFVGQTIAVHNGKAFIPVYVTENMVGHKLGEFSPTRSFRGHGGNKNKGSR, from the coding sequence ATGGCAAGATCACTTAAAAAAGGACCGTTCATTCATCATACTTTAGATAAGAAGGTTCAGGCAAATATAGAAGCTAATAAGAAAACAGTTATCAAAACTTGGTCTAGAGCATCGATGATCTCTCCGGACTTCGTAGGACAGACTATCGCTGTGCACAACGGGAAAGCATTTATCCCGGTTTACGTTACAGAAAACATGGTAGGTCACAAGTTAGGCGAATTTTCTCCAACAAGATCTTTCAGAGGTCATGGTGGTAACAAAAACAAAGGTAGCAGATAA